Proteins from one Leptospira perdikensis genomic window:
- a CDS encoding LIMLP_12425 family protein: MNLKDWFRSQYPALFPEEADNVVLENKICSLFQRVKEKEDTILPRMSKDFDTRLFNLLESVTIDKPNQKISFTFRDLIENRTVQYSFSAVMALSLVFILVSRTSQEPTFTGNQDTAGVVIEQNNYQNEPTSLDLNESYQKRVLLDRLRSAPGAVYGLRELELYYEKTGRESSADELRLLIESVER; encoded by the coding sequence ATGAATTTAAAAGATTGGTTTCGTTCACAATATCCGGCTCTCTTCCCGGAAGAGGCAGACAATGTGGTTTTGGAAAATAAGATTTGTTCTCTTTTCCAGCGTGTGAAGGAAAAGGAAGACACCATCCTTCCTCGAATGTCAAAAGACTTCGACACCCGCCTCTTCAACCTCCTCGAATCCGTTACCATCGACAAACCCAACCAAAAGATCTCCTTCACTTTCCGAGACTTAATCGAAAACCGAACCGTTCAGTATTCTTTTTCTGCTGTGATGGCCCTCAGTTTAGTGTTCATCCTTGTGAGCCGCACTTCTCAAGAACCAACTTTTACTGGAAATCAAGATACGGCTGGTGTTGTGATTGAACAAAACAACTACCAAAATGAACCAACAAGCCTTGATCTAAATGAATCTTACCAAAAACGCGTGTTACTCGATCGTTTGCGATCGGCTCCTGGAGCTGTTTACGGACTTCGAGAACTCGAATTATATTATGAAAAAACAGGAAGGGAGTCTTCTGCTGATGAGTTAAGACTTCTTATCGAATCTGTAGAAAGATAA
- a CDS encoding RNA polymerase sigma factor, with product MPRPLEGKNMTLREKEKILLQKIKAGDPTAYMTLVSPFRERLFRKAVSMVKDGDDAEDIVQDALISGYKSIQNFRAEAGVYTWLYRIVVNKSKDLLAKKKRGREKPMDDSGDNQFVDSRVGYEKKLELSEESRYLMDKIALLEDSYKQVLELRYFENLSYNEIAEIMECNVGTVKSRLFKAKEFLKHLIQKDEKGEGFFEK from the coding sequence ATGCCACGCCCCCTAGAAGGCAAAAATATGACCCTGCGGGAGAAGGAAAAAATCCTCCTCCAAAAGATCAAAGCAGGGGATCCGACTGCCTACATGACCTTAGTGTCCCCTTTCCGGGAACGATTGTTCCGCAAAGCCGTTTCCATGGTAAAAGATGGAGACGATGCGGAGGATATTGTCCAAGACGCCCTGATTTCTGGTTATAAATCCATCCAAAACTTTCGTGCGGAGGCAGGGGTTTATACCTGGCTCTACCGAATCGTGGTGAATAAGTCCAAGGATTTGCTTGCTAAGAAGAAAAGGGGTCGAGAAAAACCCATGGATGACTCGGGAGATAACCAATTTGTGGATTCTCGTGTCGGATATGAAAAAAAATTGGAACTTTCTGAAGAGTCTCGTTATCTAATGGATAAGATCGCACTCTTAGAAGATTCCTACAAACAGGTTTTGGAACTTCGTTATTTCGAAAATCTTTCGTATAACGAAATTGCTGAGATCATGGAATGTAACGTAGGTACTGTTAAGAGTCGTCTCTTCAAGGCCAAGGAGTTTTTGAAGCACCTCATCCAGAAAGACGAAAAGGGAGAAGGGTTCTTTGAAAAATAA
- the mutL gene encoding DNA mismatch repair endonuclease MutL: protein MGIIHSLSADLINQIAAGEVIESTHSILKELIENSIDAGATKIEIATDSAGFGRILVSDNGHGIQKEDLPLAIKRYATSKIQNFHDLEHLFTFGFRGEALASIASVSRMVLESGTEGNRTAYRVTVEEGKVVKEEEIPFFLGTKIEIKDLFYNTPVRRKFLKTETGEEKKNRARVQTMAVSEPKIGFRYLQNGKEVLNVVPEDGLERVLSVYGENLRDHLLPIQTSRNGMTLRGWISHPDFYKSSRAGQFFFVNNRSVELKFSAQILKRCYGELLPSGAFPYAYLFFDLPREFVDVNVHPQKKEVRFLSEETITGILFQGITEVLRTSTPVEFLEMRRRLSMPIPYENRGGESYAGGSGFGGPGFGFGQGMFGNLQTDGDTLIGPSSIEGRQGFSLEGIGAGTNLHLLGENLTKHNLFVPKKHYGVLFETFILAEAEDGLYIIDQHTAHERIRYEEVLRDLKSKAYKSQSLLTPIRLELTKEEAEEMLEERTRFLELGITLEPFSGGTILIREVPSYIDPGKETETILDLWERFKQKDPEDKELYDEMAKCVACRSAIKKGDQVSDPIIGELLQRLSYCENPSLCPHGRPTLIKLTRKDLETMFHRI, encoded by the coding sequence ATGGGCATCATTCATTCACTTTCGGCGGATCTTATCAACCAAATTGCCGCCGGAGAGGTGATTGAATCCACCCATTCGATTCTCAAAGAACTCATCGAAAATTCCATCGATGCCGGTGCCACGAAGATTGAAATTGCCACCGATTCCGCTGGGTTCGGTAGGATCCTTGTCTCTGACAATGGACATGGAATCCAAAAAGAGGATTTACCTCTTGCCATCAAACGTTACGCCACTTCTAAAATCCAAAATTTCCATGACTTAGAACATCTATTTACCTTTGGGTTTCGGGGCGAAGCTCTGGCCTCCATTGCATCTGTTTCTCGGATGGTTTTGGAATCAGGGACAGAGGGAAATCGCACCGCCTACCGCGTGACAGTCGAAGAGGGAAAGGTTGTAAAGGAAGAAGAAATTCCTTTTTTCTTAGGAACCAAAATTGAAATCAAAGATTTATTTTATAATACGCCAGTTAGGCGGAAATTCTTAAAAACAGAAACGGGCGAAGAGAAAAAAAACAGGGCTCGTGTCCAGACCATGGCAGTCTCCGAACCAAAGATTGGATTTCGGTATTTGCAGAACGGAAAGGAAGTTTTGAATGTAGTTCCCGAAGACGGTTTGGAACGAGTATTATCGGTTTACGGTGAAAATCTCCGAGACCATCTCCTTCCCATCCAAACGAGTCGGAATGGAATGACCCTTCGCGGTTGGATCTCTCATCCTGATTTTTATAAATCCTCTCGAGCCGGACAGTTTTTCTTTGTGAACAACCGTTCGGTGGAATTAAAGTTCTCTGCCCAAATTCTCAAACGTTGTTATGGGGAACTTCTGCCCAGTGGTGCCTTTCCTTATGCTTATCTTTTTTTTGATCTCCCTCGTGAGTTTGTGGATGTAAATGTCCATCCGCAAAAAAAAGAAGTCCGGTTTTTATCAGAAGAAACCATCACAGGAATTCTTTTCCAAGGGATTACAGAAGTTTTAAGAACTTCTACCCCTGTGGAATTTTTAGAAATGCGACGTAGACTTTCGATGCCCATTCCCTATGAAAATCGTGGGGGAGAATCTTATGCCGGAGGGTCCGGGTTTGGTGGCCCAGGATTTGGATTTGGGCAAGGGATGTTTGGAAACCTCCAAACCGATGGAGATACACTTATCGGCCCAAGTTCCATTGAAGGAAGACAAGGATTTTCGCTGGAAGGAATTGGTGCTGGAACCAACCTGCATTTGTTAGGTGAGAATCTTACCAAACACAATCTTTTTGTTCCAAAAAAACATTACGGGGTTCTATTTGAGACCTTTATCCTTGCGGAAGCCGAGGATGGACTCTATATCATCGATCAACATACGGCCCACGAAAGGATTCGTTACGAAGAAGTTTTGCGAGACCTAAAATCCAAAGCGTATAAGTCACAAAGCCTACTCACTCCCATTCGCCTGGAACTGACAAAAGAAGAAGCCGAAGAGATGTTGGAAGAACGGACTCGGTTTTTGGAACTTGGAATCACTCTCGAACCTTTTTCGGGTGGAACCATTCTCATCCGAGAAGTGCCATCCTACATTGATCCCGGCAAAGAAACAGAAACCATTTTGGATTTATGGGAAAGGTTCAAACAAAAAGATCCAGAAGACAAAGAACTCTATGATGAAATGGCCAAATGTGTGGCCTGTCGTTCTGCTATCAAAAAGGGAGATCAAGTCTCTGACCCCATCATCGGGGAACTTTTACAAAGATTATCCTACTGTGAAAATCCATCCCTTTGTCCTCACGGCCGACCCACTCTCATCAAACTCACAAGAAAAGATCTCGAAACCATGTTTCACCGGATCTAA
- a CDS encoding Fur family transcriptional regulator, whose amino-acid sequence MKALTKHRELIFHDLKERKDHPTAKMVFESVRGKADKISFATVYNSLEYLVEHKMVNKLNIESDSVRYDAFLEDHSHLLCSDCGKVLDVAPLKLSDQTDLEGLGFQVKHVDVVVSGTCSDCNSL is encoded by the coding sequence ATGAAAGCACTCACAAAACATAGAGAACTTATTTTTCATGACCTAAAAGAAAGAAAAGACCACCCGACTGCAAAGATGGTTTTTGAATCCGTAAGAGGGAAAGCTGACAAAATTAGTTTTGCCACTGTCTACAATTCCTTGGAATACTTAGTGGAACACAAGATGGTAAACAAACTCAATATCGAATCGGATTCGGTTCGTTATGATGCGTTTTTAGAAGACCACTCCCATTTGCTTTGTTCCGATTGTGGAAAGGTTTTGGACGTGGCTCCTTTGAAACTCAGTGACCAAACCGATTTAGAAGGTTTAGGCTTCCAAGTGAAACACGTAGATGTTGTGGTTTCCGGCACCTGCTCCGACTGTAATTCACTCTAA
- a CDS encoding flavin reductase family protein gives MPASIDQFKTSLSLWASGVCVITYESKEKKGGITVSSFSSVSLEPPLVLFCLAKDSSAKEPIEKAGNFVVNILSSEQKQISADFASGSLDKAVVLEGLKPGTLSTGAPVLPDSLASLDCKVNQTIDAGDHWILIGLVEAVVTREGSPLLYFNRNYRELV, from the coding sequence ATGCCAGCATCCATCGACCAGTTTAAAACTTCACTTTCGCTTTGGGCGAGTGGAGTTTGTGTGATTACTTATGAATCAAAAGAAAAAAAAGGCGGAATTACTGTTTCTAGTTTTTCTTCTGTTTCCTTAGAACCGCCGTTAGTTTTATTCTGTTTGGCCAAAGACTCCAGCGCCAAAGAACCCATTGAAAAAGCCGGAAACTTCGTGGTGAATATTCTTTCTTCCGAACAAAAACAAATTTCCGCTGATTTTGCTTCTGGTTCCCTGGACAAAGCGGTAGTTTTGGAAGGACTAAAACCAGGAACTCTTTCCACCGGAGCCCCAGTTTTACCGGATTCGTTGGCCTCACTCGACTGTAAAGTGAACCAAACCATCGATGCTGGGGACCATTGGATCCTCATCGGTCTTGTGGAAGCTGTGGTAACTCGGGAAGGTTCTCCCCTCCTCTACTTCAATCGTAATTATAGGGAACTCGTTTAA
- the purL gene encoding phosphoribosylformylglycinamidine synthase subunit PurL: MEKEKVSLEDAKEHGLTETEFVEIQKILGRMPNSTELGIFSAMWSEHCSYKNSILKLKTLPTKSDKLLAQAGEENAGAMDIGDGLAVVFKIESHNHPTAVEPYQGAATGVGGIMRDIFTMGARPITSLNSLRFGDPKEARNKYLLTRAVKGIGDYGNSLGIAVGGGELFIHPTFTKNPLVNAMTVGIARHDQMASASTKGKVGYKVYIVGATTGRDGIHGASFASKDLTKESEEKRSAVQVGDPFMEKLLMEASLEAIQKNLLVGIQDMGAAGISCATSEMSAKGKTGMDVDLNKVPLRESDMNAYEIMLSESQERMLVIPETGKEEELVSIFHKWGLNAVEIGTVTGDGILRIRKDGKLKAEIPADSLVLGGGAPRYVREEKRPAYLDEVTKFDPKKINDLSKDTVSQTLNTLLSSLNISSRRPLYEQYDTEVGLVKVVEPGEDGGLVRIPGTKKGIAVATDCNSRYTYLNPYEGAQIAVCESARNVASTGAEPYGVTNNLNFGNPYIPENYYIFSECVRGLGDACRFLGLPVTGGNVSFYNESPEGPVFPTPTIGMVGVIDDVAKGIHTYPRIEEEVVYALVGEFQPTISASEYLYRFHGLDTGKIPTISLAKEKAAIDTLISCRKEGLLTSAKDLSLGGLLVALAKIVISGDKGLEVNLEGLQKSFSRLDELCFGETGATFVVSFLPKDEEKVKEKYTKAGLGFTTLGKSNSKSSLSVKGNGFQWEWTSKSLETEFEAGLKGYFE, encoded by the coding sequence ATGGAAAAAGAGAAAGTTAGTCTGGAAGATGCAAAAGAACACGGACTTACAGAAACTGAATTTGTAGAGATCCAAAAGATCTTAGGAAGAATGCCAAACTCTACGGAACTGGGGATCTTCTCCGCCATGTGGTCGGAACACTGCTCTTATAAAAATTCAATTTTAAAATTAAAAACACTACCAACCAAGTCGGACAAACTTTTAGCGCAAGCTGGGGAAGAAAATGCAGGGGCCATGGACATCGGTGATGGTCTAGCAGTTGTTTTCAAAATCGAAAGCCACAACCATCCAACGGCCGTAGAACCTTACCAAGGTGCAGCAACAGGTGTTGGTGGGATCATGAGAGATATTTTTACGATGGGGGCAAGACCCATCACTTCTCTCAACTCACTACGGTTTGGTGATCCAAAAGAAGCTCGTAATAAATATCTTTTAACAAGAGCCGTCAAAGGAATTGGTGATTACGGAAACTCTCTTGGGATTGCTGTAGGTGGTGGAGAATTATTCATCCATCCGACTTTCACAAAAAATCCACTCGTCAATGCGATGACAGTGGGAATTGCTCGTCACGACCAAATGGCTTCTGCTTCTACCAAAGGAAAGGTAGGATACAAAGTGTACATCGTGGGTGCCACAACAGGAAGAGATGGAATCCATGGTGCCAGTTTTGCCTCCAAAGACCTAACCAAAGAATCCGAAGAAAAAAGATCCGCAGTACAGGTGGGTGATCCCTTTATGGAAAAACTTCTGATGGAAGCATCGCTCGAAGCCATCCAAAAGAACTTACTTGTAGGAATCCAAGATATGGGAGCGGCCGGAATTTCTTGTGCTACATCCGAGATGAGTGCCAAAGGAAAAACCGGAATGGACGTGGACTTAAACAAAGTTCCCCTCCGTGAGTCGGATATGAACGCTTACGAAATTATGCTTTCCGAATCCCAAGAACGAATGCTTGTCATTCCAGAAACAGGAAAGGAAGAAGAACTAGTTTCTATCTTCCACAAATGGGGACTGAATGCAGTGGAGATTGGAACGGTCACTGGTGATGGGATCCTTCGCATCCGAAAAGATGGAAAACTCAAAGCAGAAATCCCGGCAGACTCACTCGTACTGGGTGGTGGTGCCCCAAGATATGTAAGAGAAGAAAAAAGGCCGGCTTACCTCGATGAGGTGACAAAGTTTGATCCAAAAAAAATCAATGATTTGTCGAAAGACACGGTTTCCCAAACTCTAAACACCCTACTCTCTTCTTTAAATATCAGCTCCAGACGCCCCCTCTATGAACAATATGATACAGAAGTGGGACTTGTGAAAGTGGTAGAACCTGGGGAAGACGGCGGGCTCGTTCGGATCCCTGGAACCAAAAAAGGAATTGCTGTGGCCACAGACTGTAACTCGCGTTACACGTATCTGAACCCATACGAAGGGGCACAAATTGCTGTTTGTGAATCGGCAAGAAACGTTGCCTCTACGGGAGCGGAACCTTACGGGGTCACAAACAACCTAAATTTTGGAAATCCCTACATCCCAGAAAACTATTATATCTTTAGTGAATGTGTGAGAGGACTTGGGGATGCTTGTCGTTTCCTTGGACTTCCCGTAACTGGTGGAAACGTATCTTTTTACAATGAATCTCCAGAAGGACCAGTCTTCCCAACACCTACGATTGGTATGGTGGGAGTGATTGATGACGTGGCGAAAGGGATTCATACCTACCCTCGCATTGAGGAAGAAGTAGTCTATGCCCTTGTGGGAGAATTCCAGCCAACTATCTCTGCCTCAGAGTATCTTTACCGTTTTCATGGCCTAGACACAGGAAAAATTCCAACCATTTCTCTTGCGAAAGAAAAAGCGGCCATCGACACACTGATCTCTTGCCGTAAAGAAGGACTTCTCACTTCCGCAAAAGACCTGTCACTCGGTGGCCTTCTCGTGGCACTTGCTAAAATTGTAATTTCTGGAGACAAGGGACTCGAAGTCAACTTAGAAGGATTACAAAAAAGTTTTTCACGTCTAGACGAACTTTGTTTTGGTGAAACAGGTGCTACCTTTGTTGTGAGTTTCCTACCCAAAGACGAAGAGAAAGTCAAAGAAAAATACACCAAAGCAGGACTTGGTTTCACAACTCTTGGTAAATCCAATTCCAAATCTTCTCTTTCTGTCAAAGGAAATGGATTCCAATGGGAATGGACTTCCAAATCATTAGAAACAGAATTTGAAGCTGGGCTTAAAGGTTATTTCGAATAG